The following coding sequences are from one Macaca nemestrina isolate mMacNem1 chromosome 1, mMacNem.hap1, whole genome shotgun sequence window:
- the LOC105482822 gene encoding volume-regulated anion channel subunit LRRC8C isoform X1, whose protein sequence is MIPVTEFRQFSEQQPAFRVLKPWWDVFTDYLSVAMLMIGVFGCTLQVMQDKIICLPKRVQPAQNHSSLSNVSQAVASTTPLPPPKPSPANPITVEMKGLKTDLDLQQYSFINQMCYERALHWYAKYFPYLVLIHTLVFMLCSNFWFKFPGSSSKIEHFISILGKCFDSPWTTRALSEVSGEDSEEKDNRKNNMNRSNTTQSGPEGSLVNSQSLKSIPEKFVVDKSTAGALDKKEGEQAKALFEKVKKFRLHVEEGDILYAMYVRQTVLKVIKFLIIIAYNSALVSKVQFTVDCNVDIQDMTGYKNFSCNHTMAHLFSKLSFCYLCFVSIYGLTCLYTLYWLFYRSLREYSFEYVRQETGIDDIPDVKNDFAFMLHMIDQYDPLYSKRFAVFLSEVSENKLKQLNLNNEWTPDKLRQKLQTNAHNRLELPLIMLSGLPDTVFEITELQSLKLEIIKNVMIPATIAQLDNLQELSLHQCSVKIHSAALSFLKENLKVLSVKFDDMRELPPWMYGLRNLEELYLVGSLSHDISRNVTLESLRDLKSLKILSIKSNVSKIPQAVVDVSSHLQKMCIHNDGTKLVMLNNLKKMTNLTELELVHCDLERIPHAVFSLLSLQELDLKENNLKSIEEIVSFQHLRKLTVLKLWHNSITYIPEHIKKLTSLERLSFSHNKIEVLPSHLFLCNKIRYLDLSYNDIRFIPPEIGVLQSLQYFSITCNKVESLPDELYFCKKLKTLKIGKNSLSVLSPKIGNLLFLSYLDVKGNHFEILPPELGDCRALKRAGLVVEDALFETLPSDVREQMKTE, encoded by the exons ATGATTCCCGTGACAGAATTCCGGCAGTTCTCTGAGCAGCAGCCTGCCTTCCGAGTGCTGAAGCCATGGTGGGATGTGTTTACCGATTACCTCTCGGTAGCCATGCTCATGATCGGCGTGTTTGGATGTACTTTACAG GTCATGCAAGACAAGATAATCTGCCTTCCCAAAAGAGTGCAGCCTGCTCAGAACCACTCTTCCCTTTCGAATGTCTCTCAAGCAGTTGCCAGTACCACTCCACTGCCTCCACCTAAACCATCTCCTGCTAACCCCATCACTGTGGAGATGAAAGGCCTGAAGACAGATTTGGACCTTCAGCAGTACAGCTTTATAAACCAGATGTGTTATGAGCGAGCCCTCCACTGGTATGCCAAGTATTTCCCTTACCTTGTCCTCATCCATACCTTGGTCTTTATGCTCTGCAGTAACTTTTGGTTCAAATTCCCTGGCTCCAGCTCCAAAATAGAACATTTCATCTCCATTCTGGGGAAGTGTTTTGATTCTCCTTGGACCACACGGGCTTTATCTGAAGTGTctggggaggactcagaagaaaagGACAACAGGAAGAACAACATGAACAGGTCCAACACCACCCAATCTGGTCCAGAAGGCAGCCTGGTCAACTCTCAGTCTTTAAAGTCCATTCCTGAGAAGTTTGTGGTTGATAAATCCACTGCAGGGGCTCTGGATAAAAAGGAGGGTGAGCAGGCGAAGGCCTTATTTGAGAAGGTGAAGAAGTTCAGGCTGCATGTGGAAGAAGGTGATATTCTATATGCCATGTATGTTCGCCAGACTGTACTTAAGGTTATCAAATTCCTAATCATCATTGCATATAATAGTGCTCTGGTTTCCAAGGTCCAGTTTACAGTGGACTGTAATGTGGACATTCAGGACATGACTGGATATAAAAACTTTTCTTGCAATCATACCATGGCACACTTGTTCTCAAAACTGTCCTTTTGCTATCTGTGCTTTGTTAGTATCTATGGATTGACGTGCCTTTATACCTTATACTGGCTGTTCTACCGTTCTCTACGGGAATATTCCTTTGAGTATGTCCGGCAGGAGACTGGAATTGATGATATTCCAGATGTGAAAAATGACTTTGCTTTTATGCTTCATATGATAGATCAGTATGACCCTCTCTATTCCAAGAGATTTGCAGTGTTCCTGTCTGAAGTCAGTGAAAACAAATTAAAGCAGCTGAACTTAAATAACGAATGGACTCCTGATAAACTGAGGCAGAAGCTACAGACAAATGCCCATAATCGACTGGAATTGCCCCTTATCATGCTCTCTGGCCTTCCAGACACTGTTTTTGAAATCACAGAGTTGCAATCTCTAAAACTTGAAATCATTAAGAACGTAATGATACCTGCCACCATTGCACAGCTAGACAATCTTCAAGAGCTCTCTCTGCACCAATGTTCTGTCAAAATCCACAGTGCGGCGCTCTCTTTCCTGAAGGAAAACCTCAAGGTCTTGAGCGTCAAGTTTGATGACATGAGGGAACTCCCCCCCTGGATGTATGGGCTCCGAAATCTGGAAGAGCTGTACCTAGTTGGCTCTCTAAGTCATGATATTTCCAGAAATGTCACCCTTGAGTCTCTGCGGGATCTCAAAAGCCTTAAAATTCTCTCTATCAAAAGCAATGTTTCCAAAATCCCTCAGGCAGTGGTTGATGTTTCCAGCCATCTCCAGAAGATGTGCATACATAATGATGGCACCAAGCTGGTGATGCTCAACAACTTAAAGAAGATGACCAATCTGACAGAGCTGGAGTTGGTCCACTGTGACCTGGAGCGTATTCCTCATGCCGTGTTCAGCCTACTCAGCCTCCAGGAATTGGACCTGAAGGAAAACAATCTGAAATCTATAGAAGAAATCGTTAGCTTTCAGCACTTGAGAAAGTTGACAGTGCTAAAACTGTGGCATAACAGCATCACTTACATCCCAGAGCATATAAAGAAACTCACCAGCCTGGAACGCCTGTCCTTTAGTCACAATAAAATAGAGGTGCTGCCTTCCCACCTCTTCCTATGCAACAAGATCCGATACTTGGACTTATCGTACAATGACATTCGATTTATCCCACCTGAAATCGGAGTTCTACAAAGTTTACAGTATTTTTCCATCACGTGTAATAAAGTGGAAAGCCTTCCAGATGAACTCTACTTCTGCAAGAAACTTAAAACTCTGAAGATTGGGAAAAACAGCCTATCTGTACTTTCACCGAAAATTGGAAATTTACTATTTCTTTCCTACTTAGATGTAAAAGGTAATCACTTTGAAATCCTCCCTCCTGAACTGGGTGACTGTCGGGCTCTGAAGCGAGCTGGTTTAGTTGTGGAAGATGCTCTGTTTGAAACTCTGCCTTCTGATGTCCGGgagcaaatgaaaacagaataa
- the LOC105482822 gene encoding volume-regulated anion channel subunit LRRC8C isoform X3 yields MQDKIICLPKRVQPAQNHSSLSNVSQAVASTTPLPPPKPSPANPITVEMKGLKTDLDLQQYSFINQMCYERALHWYAKYFPYLVLIHTLVFMLCSNFWFKFPGSSSKIEHFISILGKCFDSPWTTRALSEVSGEDSEEKDNRKNNMNRSNTTQSGPEGSLVNSQSLKSIPEKFVVDKSTAGALDKKEGEQAKALFEKVKKFRLHVEEGDILYAMYVRQTVLKVIKFLIIIAYNSALVSKVQFTVDCNVDIQDMTGYKNFSCNHTMAHLFSKLSFCYLCFVSIYGLTCLYTLYWLFYRSLREYSFEYVRQETGIDDIPDVKNDFAFMLHMIDQYDPLYSKRFAVFLSEVSENKLKQLNLNNEWTPDKLRQKLQTNAHNRLELPLIMLSGLPDTVFEITELQSLKLEIIKNVMIPATIAQLDNLQELSLHQCSVKIHSAALSFLKENLKVLSVKFDDMRELPPWMYGLRNLEELYLVGSLSHDISRNVTLESLRDLKSLKILSIKSNVSKIPQAVVDVSSHLQKMCIHNDGTKLVMLNNLKKMTNLTELELVHCDLERIPHAVFSLLSLQELDLKENNLKSIEEIVSFQHLRKLTVLKLWHNSITYIPEHIKKLTSLERLSFSHNKIEVLPSHLFLCNKIRYLDLSYNDIRFIPPEIGVLQSLQYFSITCNKVESLPDELYFCKKLKTLKIGKNSLSVLSPKIGNLLFLSYLDVKGNHFEILPPELGDCRALKRAGLVVEDALFETLPSDVREQMKTE; encoded by the coding sequence ATGCAAGACAAGATAATCTGCCTTCCCAAAAGAGTGCAGCCTGCTCAGAACCACTCTTCCCTTTCGAATGTCTCTCAAGCAGTTGCCAGTACCACTCCACTGCCTCCACCTAAACCATCTCCTGCTAACCCCATCACTGTGGAGATGAAAGGCCTGAAGACAGATTTGGACCTTCAGCAGTACAGCTTTATAAACCAGATGTGTTATGAGCGAGCCCTCCACTGGTATGCCAAGTATTTCCCTTACCTTGTCCTCATCCATACCTTGGTCTTTATGCTCTGCAGTAACTTTTGGTTCAAATTCCCTGGCTCCAGCTCCAAAATAGAACATTTCATCTCCATTCTGGGGAAGTGTTTTGATTCTCCTTGGACCACACGGGCTTTATCTGAAGTGTctggggaggactcagaagaaaagGACAACAGGAAGAACAACATGAACAGGTCCAACACCACCCAATCTGGTCCAGAAGGCAGCCTGGTCAACTCTCAGTCTTTAAAGTCCATTCCTGAGAAGTTTGTGGTTGATAAATCCACTGCAGGGGCTCTGGATAAAAAGGAGGGTGAGCAGGCGAAGGCCTTATTTGAGAAGGTGAAGAAGTTCAGGCTGCATGTGGAAGAAGGTGATATTCTATATGCCATGTATGTTCGCCAGACTGTACTTAAGGTTATCAAATTCCTAATCATCATTGCATATAATAGTGCTCTGGTTTCCAAGGTCCAGTTTACAGTGGACTGTAATGTGGACATTCAGGACATGACTGGATATAAAAACTTTTCTTGCAATCATACCATGGCACACTTGTTCTCAAAACTGTCCTTTTGCTATCTGTGCTTTGTTAGTATCTATGGATTGACGTGCCTTTATACCTTATACTGGCTGTTCTACCGTTCTCTACGGGAATATTCCTTTGAGTATGTCCGGCAGGAGACTGGAATTGATGATATTCCAGATGTGAAAAATGACTTTGCTTTTATGCTTCATATGATAGATCAGTATGACCCTCTCTATTCCAAGAGATTTGCAGTGTTCCTGTCTGAAGTCAGTGAAAACAAATTAAAGCAGCTGAACTTAAATAACGAATGGACTCCTGATAAACTGAGGCAGAAGCTACAGACAAATGCCCATAATCGACTGGAATTGCCCCTTATCATGCTCTCTGGCCTTCCAGACACTGTTTTTGAAATCACAGAGTTGCAATCTCTAAAACTTGAAATCATTAAGAACGTAATGATACCTGCCACCATTGCACAGCTAGACAATCTTCAAGAGCTCTCTCTGCACCAATGTTCTGTCAAAATCCACAGTGCGGCGCTCTCTTTCCTGAAGGAAAACCTCAAGGTCTTGAGCGTCAAGTTTGATGACATGAGGGAACTCCCCCCCTGGATGTATGGGCTCCGAAATCTGGAAGAGCTGTACCTAGTTGGCTCTCTAAGTCATGATATTTCCAGAAATGTCACCCTTGAGTCTCTGCGGGATCTCAAAAGCCTTAAAATTCTCTCTATCAAAAGCAATGTTTCCAAAATCCCTCAGGCAGTGGTTGATGTTTCCAGCCATCTCCAGAAGATGTGCATACATAATGATGGCACCAAGCTGGTGATGCTCAACAACTTAAAGAAGATGACCAATCTGACAGAGCTGGAGTTGGTCCACTGTGACCTGGAGCGTATTCCTCATGCCGTGTTCAGCCTACTCAGCCTCCAGGAATTGGACCTGAAGGAAAACAATCTGAAATCTATAGAAGAAATCGTTAGCTTTCAGCACTTGAGAAAGTTGACAGTGCTAAAACTGTGGCATAACAGCATCACTTACATCCCAGAGCATATAAAGAAACTCACCAGCCTGGAACGCCTGTCCTTTAGTCACAATAAAATAGAGGTGCTGCCTTCCCACCTCTTCCTATGCAACAAGATCCGATACTTGGACTTATCGTACAATGACATTCGATTTATCCCACCTGAAATCGGAGTTCTACAAAGTTTACAGTATTTTTCCATCACGTGTAATAAAGTGGAAAGCCTTCCAGATGAACTCTACTTCTGCAAGAAACTTAAAACTCTGAAGATTGGGAAAAACAGCCTATCTGTACTTTCACCGAAAATTGGAAATTTACTATTTCTTTCCTACTTAGATGTAAAAGGTAATCACTTTGAAATCCTCCCTCCTGAACTGGGTGACTGTCGGGCTCTGAAGCGAGCTGGTTTAGTTGTGGAAGATGCTCTGTTTGAAACTCTGCCTTCTGATGTCCGGgagcaaatgaaaacagaataa
- the LOC105482822 gene encoding volume-regulated anion channel subunit LRRC8C isoform X2 produces MIPVTEFRQFSEQQPAFRVLKPWWDVFTDYLSVAMLMIGVFGCTLQVMQDKIICLPKRVQPAQNHSSLSNVSQAVASTTPLPPPKPSPANPITVEMKGLKTDLDLQQYSFINQMCYERALHWYAKYFPYLVLIHTLVFMLCSNFWFKFPGSSSKIEHFISILGKCFDSPWTTRALSEVSGEDSEEKDNRKNNMNRSNTTQSGPEGSLVNSQSLKSIPEKFVVDKSTAGALDKKEGEQAKALFEKVKKFRLHVEEGDILYAMYVRQTVLKVIKFLIIIAYNSALVSKVQFTVDCNVDIQDMTGYKNFSCNHTMAHLFSKLSFCYLCFVSIYGLTCLYTLYWLFYRSLREYSFEYVRQETGIDDIPDVKNDFAFMLHMIDQYDPLYSKRFAVFLSEVSENKLKQLNLNNEWTPDKLRQKLQTNAHNRLELPLIMLSGLPDTVFEITELQSLKLEIIKNVMIPATIAQLDNLQELSLHQCSVKIHSAALSFLKENLKVLSVKFDDMRELPPWMYGLRNLEELYLVGSLSHDISRNVTLESLRDLKSLKILSIKSNVSKIPQAVVDVSSHLQKMCIHNDGTKLVMLNNLKKMTNLTELELVHCDLERIPHAVFSLLSLQELDLKENNLKSIEEIVSFQHLRKLTVLKLWHNSITYIPEHIKKLTSLERLSFSHNKIEVLPSHLFLCNKIRYLDLSYNDIRFIPPEIGVLQSLQYFSITCNKVESLPDELYFCKKLKTLKIGKNSLSVLSPKIGNLLFLSYLDVKETLQENLDSLHQTCHDFIRFRPQ; encoded by the exons ATGATTCCCGTGACAGAATTCCGGCAGTTCTCTGAGCAGCAGCCTGCCTTCCGAGTGCTGAAGCCATGGTGGGATGTGTTTACCGATTACCTCTCGGTAGCCATGCTCATGATCGGCGTGTTTGGATGTACTTTACAG GTCATGCAAGACAAGATAATCTGCCTTCCCAAAAGAGTGCAGCCTGCTCAGAACCACTCTTCCCTTTCGAATGTCTCTCAAGCAGTTGCCAGTACCACTCCACTGCCTCCACCTAAACCATCTCCTGCTAACCCCATCACTGTGGAGATGAAAGGCCTGAAGACAGATTTGGACCTTCAGCAGTACAGCTTTATAAACCAGATGTGTTATGAGCGAGCCCTCCACTGGTATGCCAAGTATTTCCCTTACCTTGTCCTCATCCATACCTTGGTCTTTATGCTCTGCAGTAACTTTTGGTTCAAATTCCCTGGCTCCAGCTCCAAAATAGAACATTTCATCTCCATTCTGGGGAAGTGTTTTGATTCTCCTTGGACCACACGGGCTTTATCTGAAGTGTctggggaggactcagaagaaaagGACAACAGGAAGAACAACATGAACAGGTCCAACACCACCCAATCTGGTCCAGAAGGCAGCCTGGTCAACTCTCAGTCTTTAAAGTCCATTCCTGAGAAGTTTGTGGTTGATAAATCCACTGCAGGGGCTCTGGATAAAAAGGAGGGTGAGCAGGCGAAGGCCTTATTTGAGAAGGTGAAGAAGTTCAGGCTGCATGTGGAAGAAGGTGATATTCTATATGCCATGTATGTTCGCCAGACTGTACTTAAGGTTATCAAATTCCTAATCATCATTGCATATAATAGTGCTCTGGTTTCCAAGGTCCAGTTTACAGTGGACTGTAATGTGGACATTCAGGACATGACTGGATATAAAAACTTTTCTTGCAATCATACCATGGCACACTTGTTCTCAAAACTGTCCTTTTGCTATCTGTGCTTTGTTAGTATCTATGGATTGACGTGCCTTTATACCTTATACTGGCTGTTCTACCGTTCTCTACGGGAATATTCCTTTGAGTATGTCCGGCAGGAGACTGGAATTGATGATATTCCAGATGTGAAAAATGACTTTGCTTTTATGCTTCATATGATAGATCAGTATGACCCTCTCTATTCCAAGAGATTTGCAGTGTTCCTGTCTGAAGTCAGTGAAAACAAATTAAAGCAGCTGAACTTAAATAACGAATGGACTCCTGATAAACTGAGGCAGAAGCTACAGACAAATGCCCATAATCGACTGGAATTGCCCCTTATCATGCTCTCTGGCCTTCCAGACACTGTTTTTGAAATCACAGAGTTGCAATCTCTAAAACTTGAAATCATTAAGAACGTAATGATACCTGCCACCATTGCACAGCTAGACAATCTTCAAGAGCTCTCTCTGCACCAATGTTCTGTCAAAATCCACAGTGCGGCGCTCTCTTTCCTGAAGGAAAACCTCAAGGTCTTGAGCGTCAAGTTTGATGACATGAGGGAACTCCCCCCCTGGATGTATGGGCTCCGAAATCTGGAAGAGCTGTACCTAGTTGGCTCTCTAAGTCATGATATTTCCAGAAATGTCACCCTTGAGTCTCTGCGGGATCTCAAAAGCCTTAAAATTCTCTCTATCAAAAGCAATGTTTCCAAAATCCCTCAGGCAGTGGTTGATGTTTCCAGCCATCTCCAGAAGATGTGCATACATAATGATGGCACCAAGCTGGTGATGCTCAACAACTTAAAGAAGATGACCAATCTGACAGAGCTGGAGTTGGTCCACTGTGACCTGGAGCGTATTCCTCATGCCGTGTTCAGCCTACTCAGCCTCCAGGAATTGGACCTGAAGGAAAACAATCTGAAATCTATAGAAGAAATCGTTAGCTTTCAGCACTTGAGAAAGTTGACAGTGCTAAAACTGTGGCATAACAGCATCACTTACATCCCAGAGCATATAAAGAAACTCACCAGCCTGGAACGCCTGTCCTTTAGTCACAATAAAATAGAGGTGCTGCCTTCCCACCTCTTCCTATGCAACAAGATCCGATACTTGGACTTATCGTACAATGACATTCGATTTATCCCACCTGAAATCGGAGTTCTACAAAGTTTACAGTATTTTTCCATCACGTGTAATAAAGTGGAAAGCCTTCCAGATGAACTCTACTTCTGCAAGAAACTTAAAACTCTGAAGATTGGGAAAAACAGCCTATCTGTACTTTCACCGAAAATTGGAAATTTACTATTTCTTTCCTACTTAGATGTAAAAG